From Aedes albopictus strain Foshan chromosome 1, AalbF5, whole genome shotgun sequence, one genomic window encodes:
- the LOC109398441 gene encoding RUN and FYVE domain-containing protein 2-like, with protein sequence MAAETGRPQGLNQQRAKTEQELAALRKDYGQLKQTVNDELTEEREQVYRHLESIDELHELVLTLHENLIVTKAGDEFVERKTLSMQDEVALLRDQQHNREQEVRRTERDYHDKIVQQVLEEQLRQQYQHSQQLVAYKEELERAEADNKRQISELRMQAIELGYQRKQEDLANNEAVQKDFVKRSQLLQIQLEKIHSADTQVRWQDDQCPNCRKDFTMTRRKQHRHHCGTIYCKMCLTKTVPTGLNRLYVWVCDVCHTLLVQGTAP encoded by the exons ATGGCAGCAGAAACGGGAAGACCACAAGGCCTGAATCAGCAGAGGGCCAAAACGGAACAGGAACTGGCAGCGCTGAGGAAAGACTACGGCCAGCTCAAGCAGACCGTGAACGACGAGCTGACGGAGGAACGGGAACAGGTCTACCGACATCTGGAA AGTATCGACGAGCTGCATGAGTTGGTTCTGACCCTACACGAGAATCTGATCGTAACGAAAGCGGGTGATGAGTTTGTCGAGCGGAAAACGCTCAGCATGCAGGATGAGGTGGCTCTTTTAAGAGACCAGCAGCATAACCGGGAGCAGGAAGTGCGCCGGACCGAGCGAGATTACCATGACAAGATCGTTCAACAAGTCTTAGAGGAACAACTGCGGCAACAGTACCAACACTCTCAACAGTTGGTCGCCTACAAGGAAGAACTGGAACGGGCCGAAGCCGACAACAAGCGGCAGATATCGGAGCTCCGGATGCAAGCCATCGAGCTAGGCTACCAACGAAAA CAGGAAGACCTGGCCAACAACGAGGCCGTCCAGAAGGACTTTGTAAAGCGATCTCAATTGCTGCAGATTCAGCTGGAGAAGATCCACTCGGCGGACACGCAGGTCCGCTGGCAGGACGATCAGTGCCCAAACTGCCGGAAGGATTTCACGATGACCCGACGGAAGCAGCACCGTCATCACTGTGGCACTATCTACTGTAAGATGTGTCTCACCAAAACGGTTCCGACGGGACTGAACCGACTGTATGTCTGGGTCTGTGACGTGTGTCATACGCTGCTGGTCCAGGGCACGGCACCCTAA